In Calditrichota bacterium, a single genomic region encodes these proteins:
- the flhF gene encoding flagellar biosynthesis protein FlhF: MNVRRFEAASVSEALAAVKKEFGDEAVILRTRSVRKDGWLPFRTRQMIEVTAASPDRAPVPGLMESAPRDEAIDKARQLLTQRSAANGAMELKEDISELKEHIRMLAEQIRLERAPSLPPTLDRALLNLSRSGLERSIAGGIASHLCQLYPGETLEKSEFVERELRDAVAGMIKLRRPPLKSPGRARIVAIVGPTGVGKTTTLAKLVTSYRFWGKCDTALVSADTYRVAALEQLKTFASIAGLPMETAYQPGAMKSAIGRHKHRDAIFIDTAGRSTADPDRIEELATFLEAGGVDEVLLCLAVSTRLEDQLAIIGRYALLKPTGIIFTKLAETRAPGAIVNVGAQTELPVTFITCGQNVPDDDILMADPRRIAEVVLHPESMEQLLKSRFSPWIGNPGADA, from the coding sequence ATGAACGTCCGCAGGTTTGAAGCCGCCTCAGTGAGCGAAGCGCTCGCCGCCGTGAAAAAAGAGTTCGGCGACGAAGCCGTGATCCTTCGGACGCGGTCGGTCCGCAAGGATGGGTGGCTCCCCTTCCGGACCCGCCAGATGATAGAAGTTACCGCCGCTTCACCCGACCGGGCGCCGGTCCCGGGTCTGATGGAGTCGGCTCCCCGCGACGAGGCCATAGATAAGGCCCGTCAACTGTTGACCCAGCGCTCCGCCGCGAACGGAGCGATGGAACTGAAGGAAGACATTTCCGAACTGAAGGAGCATATCCGCATGCTGGCTGAACAGATTCGTCTGGAACGCGCGCCATCACTCCCGCCGACGCTCGATCGCGCGCTGCTGAACTTGAGCCGGTCGGGGCTCGAACGTTCGATTGCAGGGGGGATCGCATCGCACCTTTGTCAACTCTATCCGGGTGAGACGCTGGAGAAGTCGGAATTCGTCGAGCGGGAACTGCGCGACGCCGTTGCCGGGATGATCAAACTGCGCCGTCCGCCGCTGAAATCACCCGGCAGGGCGCGCATCGTTGCCATCGTCGGGCCTACCGGTGTCGGCAAGACAACGACCCTTGCCAAGTTGGTAACCAGTTACCGGTTCTGGGGGAAGTGTGACACCGCGCTCGTTTCGGCGGACACCTACCGCGTCGCCGCGCTCGAGCAACTGAAGACCTTTGCTTCGATTGCCGGCCTGCCTATGGAGACGGCTTATCAACCCGGAGCTATGAAGAGCGCCATCGGACGGCATAAGCACCGCGACGCCATCTTCATCGATACCGCCGGTCGCTCGACCGCCGACCCCGACCGGATCGAAGAACTGGCGACTTTTCTCGAAGCCGGAGGCGTCGATGAAGTGCTCCTTTGTCTGGCCGTCTCAACCCGCCTTGAGGATCAACTGGCGATCATCGGACGTTATGCCCTGCTCAAACCGACCGGGATCATCTTCACCAAACTCGCCGAGACCCGCGCGCCGGGAGCCATCGTCAATGTCGGTGCGCAGACTGAATTGCCGGTGACCTTTATCACCTGCGGGCAAAATGTCCCCGACGACGACATCCTGATGGCCGATCCGCGCCGAATTGCCGAGGTGGTTCTGCACCCCGAGTCGATGGAACAACTTCTGAAAAGCCGCTTTTCGCCTTGGATCGGCAACCCTGGAGCCGATGCGTGA
- the flhA gene encoding flagellar biosynthesis protein FlhA produces MKPHHLHNPFIERLTERSDVIIAVAVVGILILMIFPIPTPLLDVLLAFGIAVALLVLLMAMYATEPLEFSVFPGLLLVLTLLRLGLNVASTRLILADGFAGHVIEAFGGFVVKGNYVVGLIIFLILVVINFVVITKGSGRIAEVAARFTLDAMPGKQMAIDADLNNGIIDEKEARERRDKIAREADFYGAMDGAAKFVRGDAVAGLLITLVNIVGGLIIGVVQKGMPLIEAVQKYTLLTIGDGLVTQVPALIVSTAAGVLVSRAASESNLGRDITGQLLSQPRAIAIASGVLGFFALMPGLPTVPFLILAGSTGYLAVMTKRGALLAERHAAEAPKTSRPEEKITDFLHVDPLELEIGYGLIPLVDKEQDGDLVNRIGVIRKQQALETGIVIPPIRIRDNLQLKASDYLLKVRGNEVARGELRVGNLLALNPGGAAGKVKGIATREPTFGLPALWIAEAERESAENYGWTVVEPAAVLATHIVEILKRNAHKILSREEAKKLLDNLKATSPSVVEELIPNLLTLGTVHKILQKLLKEGVPIRDLAIILETLSDWAPHTKDADLLTEYVRYALAPTITERFSDEDGKIYAITLDPTLESQIAEELQRSQNRGLGGLALSPMLINSIYRQLIRLTEEMTSQGRRPIVVCSPTVRAAFHRLLEPVMPHVAVISYGELLVNTPVESTGMVSPE; encoded by the coding sequence ATGAAACCGCACCATCTGCATAATCCGTTCATCGAACGGCTGACCGAGCGCAGCGACGTCATTATCGCGGTTGCTGTCGTCGGGATCCTGATCCTGATGATCTTCCCGATCCCGACGCCGCTGCTCGATGTGCTGCTGGCATTTGGCATTGCCGTCGCGCTGCTGGTTCTGTTGATGGCAATGTATGCCACCGAGCCGCTCGAGTTCTCGGTCTTCCCGGGGCTGCTTCTGGTTCTGACGCTTCTGCGATTAGGGCTGAACGTTGCCTCGACACGGCTCATCCTGGCGGATGGATTTGCCGGTCATGTGATCGAAGCCTTCGGCGGATTCGTGGTGAAGGGTAATTATGTCGTCGGGTTGATCATCTTCCTGATACTGGTGGTGATCAATTTCGTCGTCATTACCAAAGGCTCGGGACGCATCGCCGAAGTTGCCGCGCGCTTTACCCTCGATGCGATGCCGGGCAAGCAAATGGCCATCGATGCCGACCTGAACAACGGCATCATCGACGAAAAAGAAGCCCGCGAACGGCGCGATAAGATCGCCCGCGAAGCCGATTTTTACGGCGCTATGGACGGCGCAGCCAAGTTCGTTCGGGGAGATGCCGTCGCCGGGCTTCTGATTACACTGGTCAACATCGTCGGCGGACTAATCATCGGCGTCGTCCAAAAGGGCATGCCGCTCATCGAGGCGGTGCAGAAGTATACCCTCCTCACCATCGGCGACGGACTGGTCACGCAAGTTCCGGCGCTTATCGTCTCGACAGCCGCCGGCGTCCTCGTCAGCCGCGCGGCTTCAGAATCGAACCTGGGCCGGGACATCACCGGGCAGTTGCTGAGCCAGCCGCGAGCCATTGCCATCGCCTCGGGGGTGCTCGGCTTCTTCGCCCTGATGCCGGGACTGCCGACGGTGCCGTTCCTGATTCTGGCCGGATCGACCGGCTACCTGGCGGTGATGACGAAGCGCGGTGCCCTGCTCGCCGAACGCCATGCTGCCGAAGCCCCCAAGACGAGCCGTCCCGAAGAAAAAATCACCGACTTCCTCCACGTCGATCCCCTCGAACTCGAGATCGGCTACGGCTTGATCCCGCTTGTCGATAAAGAGCAGGATGGCGATCTGGTCAATCGCATCGGCGTCATCCGTAAGCAGCAAGCCCTCGAGACCGGCATTGTCATTCCGCCGATCCGCATTCGCGACAACCTGCAACTGAAAGCAAGCGACTACCTGCTGAAGGTGCGCGGCAACGAAGTCGCCCGCGGCGAACTTCGCGTCGGCAATCTTCTCGCTCTAAATCCCGGCGGCGCCGCCGGCAAGGTCAAGGGCATCGCCACCCGTGAACCTACCTTCGGCCTGCCCGCCCTCTGGATCGCCGAGGCGGAGCGCGAAAGCGCCGAAAATTATGGCTGGACCGTCGTCGAGCCGGCGGCCGTCCTGGCTACTCACATCGTCGAGATTCTGAAGCGGAATGCTCACAAGATTCTCTCCCGCGAGGAAGCCAAGAAACTGCTCGACAACCTGAAAGCAACCTCCCCGTCAGTTGTCGAGGAGTTGATTCCGAACTTGCTTACGCTCGGGACGGTGCACAAAATACTGCAGAAACTATTGAAGGAAGGGGTGCCGATCCGCGACCTCGCGATCATCCTCGAGACCCTCTCCGACTGGGCTCCGCATACCAAGGACGCCGATTTGCTGACCGAATATGTCCGCTACGCCCTCGCGCCGACCATCACCGAGCGGTTTTCCGATGAGGATGGCAAGATCTACGCCATTACCCTCGACCCGACGCTCGAGAGCCAGATCGCCGAGGAATTGCAGCGGTCACAAAATCGCGGACTCGGCGGACTGGCTCTCTCGCCGATGCTGATCAATAGCATCTACCGGCAGTTGATCCGGTTGACCGAAGAAATGACGAGCCAGGGCCGGCGTCCCATTGTGGTCTGCTCACCGACGGTCCGGGCCGCCTTCCACCGCCTTCTTGAGCCGGTGATGCCGCACGTGGCGGTAATCTCTTACGGTGAATTACTCGTCAATACGCCGGTCGAATCGACCGGAATGGTGTCGCCCGAATGA